One part of the Pseudopipra pipra isolate bDixPip1 chromosome 3, bDixPip1.hap1, whole genome shotgun sequence genome encodes these proteins:
- the LOC135411997 gene encoding uncharacterized protein LOC135411997 has product MRTWVCAPVPLCPRVSARRCLCVGPGPVQASSPRRCTPDSRPCMCVRVPVRTRGRRSVPAVTPRLPVRGCPAHLPAPHRPPGAVRGGEAAEAAALPGPSRRCSLPSVPRFPAQPAVPAPWLAGMRELPRSSGAASTAVPAAELPNSDSREDVIGASAIGHRCLHGAPKMSARGCCAQREGAQEGPGGPEGKGRSLPRNATLHLQEQLSAAPTAP; this is encoded by the coding sequence ATGCGCACGTGGGTTTGTGCCCCAGTGCCTCTGTGTCCGCGCGTCTCAGCGCGCCGGTGTCTCTGCGTGGGCCCTGGGCCCGTTCAAGCCAGTTCTCCCCGTCGGTGCACGCCCGACAGCCGCCCGTGCATGTGTGTCCGTGTCCCTGTCCGCACGCGTGGCCGCCGCTCTGTGCCCGCCGTGACCCCCCGGCTGCCTGTGCGCGGCTGTCCCGCCCACCTccccgccccgcaccgcccgccGGGCGCTGTCCGTGGTGGTGAAGCCGCGGAGGCGGCAGCGCTGCCCGGCCCTTCCCGGCGCTGCTCGCTTCCCTCCGTCCCCCGCTTCCCCGCGCAGCCAGCGGTGCCCGCCCCGTGGCTCGCTGGGATGCGGGAGCTGCCCCGCTCAAGCGGTGCCGCATCGACGGCGGTGCCCGCGGCGGAGCTGCCAAACAGCGACTCCCGTGAGGATGTGATCGGAGCATCAGCCATCGGGCACCGCTGCTTACACGGCGCGCCGAAAATGTCTGCCCGCGGGTGCTGTGCACAGCGAGAGGGAGCGCAGGAGGGGCCTGGCGGTCCTGAGGGGAAGGGGCGATCTCTGCCGAGGAATGCTACGCTGCACCTTCAGGAGCagctctctgcagctcccacGGCCCCCTGA